The genomic window AATGAGGGAGGGGGAATGTAGAAtgtgtatcagctttctctcttccatcccCTCCTCCACAaatccactgtctctctctcacacggtCTTCCCCTCTCTACAagtgaccccagcactctccttctccttctaaCCATTATAAGTCAAAGCTCCCTGACTTGTGCATCCTCTCTCTACCCTTAGCTGAATCCCATCCTGGAATAACAACTACAGGCAGAGCTGTGTCTGTTCCAGCTACCGCCCTCCAGTTTCCACCCACATGCTGCCTGCAGAATGTACTCAGGCTCACtcctcttctcctgttccctgcaggcctACTGAGGAAAGGGATGGGATGAAGTTGAAGTTGGAGCAGTCACTACAAAACAGCAATTGcttttctctcttctccagcccctcccttcctgttcgcTGAAGGCTTTCTAAAGGGGAGTGGATGGAGCTGTAAACAAAGGCCCATAGATTTCTCATGTTTCCTctgaaatctggagagttccaCGATATGGGTGAGATGTGCATTTGTGTAATGAATTCTGGCTTCCTTACCAGAAGGCGTATACCTActagctgtgagagagagatttagTAAACAGAGGTTTGGGTTTGACTCCCCCAAGAGGAAGCTGTAGATGGTGTGCTCTAGCAGCTTATAAATCCCTGCcgccatcttagggtgtggattcttAGTTAACTTTTAAGAAGGGAAGATATTCTTGTCTCCTGCTTAATTTTTCTGATTCACTTCAAAGGATACTCCTGGTTACGCTTTTAGGATCAGCCTTTATGTCTGATCTATTTTTGGCTCTTTTGCtccacttttggaaactttccCCTGTGAGAGGCTTGGTACCCCTTCACAGAGGATTGAGACAtccctgtgtaaggttagatcaggGATTAGGGAAGATTCTGCTACTCTGTCTCGCCTCTAGTTACTCCTGAgagaattctgcgcacaaaattcaaaattctgtgcaaaaaaatccAAAGTTCTGCAACATTCTGAAGACGTTATTTGTCAATATACTCACTGTCCAAGTAATGAATGTAAaatgccatttaaaaaaatgattcctctgatacagaatttaaaaaatttaagcaGTGGTTCCTCCTGGAATAAAAAGATCATCATAAGATACAGCCTCTCTCTCcagctctctctttcccccctctcTGATTCAAACCTCTCCTCCCTGCTCCGccccagcgctctctctctctctgtctcctctagTTCAAAACCCCCAATCCCAGCTCTCTCTTCCCCGTTTCTGGTTTAACCCCAAGCACCTCTTTCCCCCTTCCAGGTTCAACAACCCCTGCCAGCTTTctttccccacctccctccccaaaGCCACACAAACCTCGAAGCAGGCCAGCCTGCTGACTAGCAGTGCACTGGGAGTAGGGAACGCTGTCAGCTTCAGAGCCTTCAGGCTATGAGTTGAGTTAAGCAGCgaggaaagaggagggggaagatCAGAGGAGCGCTTGAAgtagggctggtggaagcactaggcgagctaggcctgggcctagggcgctgaCCATTGGGGGGCACGAGCCgcagcggcaaagaggagtggggattcgaatctctactcctctttgccgctgctTCCGCTCACGAGCCATGTGGAGCCATTGCCACCGCCGCTTGCAAGAGTTAGGAGTCGGGGTTGTgaccggggtgggggtgggtggagcaaggaagaaggcgcctagggtgcctaatccctttgcaccagccctgtagCCTGGAAGCCTGCTCAGCTGCTTGCTGCTGGAGTGCAGGGGGAAGGAGGCACTTAGATCTGCCCTATGAAGAAGCAGAAACtggcagagtttaaaaaaaacaaaaaatcacagctgcacaCTGAAGATGCAGCGGGCCCATGCATTCACTTCTTGCCTGGGTGGATGTTTGAATTactccctcttcctccctttgCCAAATTCTGCATGGTAAGGACAAAAATCTGTGGAagtggggaattctgcgcaaattctgcttTGCTCAgttgtgcagaattctcccaggagaaCCTTCAGTGGATAGGTCAGTCAGTGACTCGATACAGAGGAGTTTGAATTGTTTTTCCATTCAATATCTCCTTAGTTGAGAGACAAGGAAGTTTTAACACCCTTCCTGTATCTGtttgttttccccctttttgagTCAGAGTCTAttttttgttccatttggaaATTCGTACTCTTGGCaccagggaatcagtttccaAACCATTGGGAGGAAGAGGTGTCTTTCCCCTAGGAAGTGCCTGAGTGTGGAGGTTTCATCAGAGGAGAAATGGATTCCTGTTCATTACCAGAGGAAAGGAGTTGAAGGTGCCGTTCATTCGAGAGCTGTACTTTATACTGACTCTAATGAGCTGCACTTGGGAGAACAGTACCCACTTGGTGCTTTCTGAAGAAGATTTAAGGTGTTTGCCTATAAGAAGGGTATAAGAATTGGGACTTGCAGTGTTCTGATAAGTAATTGGGACTACATTCTAACCATTTTGCAATGGAAGTTGGAAGAAGCATTAGGCTTTCTTCAATCTGTGTACTTAGAAAAAGAAGGAGATCAATTGTTTGGCTTCCATAAATTCAGAGACTTTGCTTAGCAGAGTGAGGTCACAGATTTATTAATCTCTCAtcttcattattgttcatcaactttatttaatttattcaaTTTAATCATCTATTAGTAAAGAAGATGGAAACCATATTTCTTCTCAGCGTGATTCTTGCTGCTAAAGactgtggagattatcagtgctttACAGGGACTAGGAAAAAGGGCTGAGTACATTGGGAAATGCAAAAAGGTGTTGAAGCTACGCGTCCCCCCTCAGGTAGCCCTGGACCTCAGAGGTGAAAACTATCCATGAGGAACTGGTTGCAGATAGGGTCCATTTTaattctatgtgcccctgggttcAGTCTATGGGTTCTGTCCTGCCAAGGGGTTACATTTGCAAGGGAAGAAATGTGCTCACCATGTGCTCTCACTGTGACCCTCTCCAAAACATATAATTAATTATtgctggtggtggggggagagggagagggagcacaCGGCCCGTGCATTTCAACCCTGTGAGTAAATCCTAGaggaattttcaaatctttgaTAAGTCACCAAATATACAGTAAATGAGGAAAATGAGACTAGGCCAAAGCAAACATTTGTGCCAAAGGGCCTCATTGGGGGGCCCAGATTGGGTTCCAGTCTAGGTGGGGGGGACAATAAGGGGGCCCTGGAAGTTTGGACCAGGGGGAAGGGTTCTCATGGAGTCTGAGTAGTGTTggtggaggggtgggagggactCCTGGATGTCCAGAAGCCTGGTGACTACATCACTTCTGGCCAGAACTTGTCACTTCCACCTGGAAATGACATGTTGTCATCGCAGGTCCGCAAGCTGTAATTTGCCCACCTCTGGAATAGGCCAATAATGGCCAGATCAGGGCATGTTTCAAGTTTCTATGACTACAGTTACCTTAACAGTAAATAACAGGATGGAGCATGCTGTAGAGTTAGACAGCCTAAGTGATACCTACCTATATGTCACAGATAGTTAAAGACCTCACTATAATTACAAATAAAGAGGGACCCCTGACAAAATTGGAGGTTAGAAAACATTTAGGAAACAAGATCTAGGATATCATTTCTTTTGAAAACATAACATATAAcaacagtaaatgatggcagagaaagaccaaaatggtctatctagtctacTCAGCAGATGTTGGTTCATCTGCATCTCTGGGCATCAGATAAATACTAATAACAGCAAACTGACACTGCATTATCTTGAGGAGTAATAATAAACACATTATACAGTTTTTCACTTTAAGTTTTGAGTCAGCACAACTTGAAATATTTCCTGAACTAGGAATGATATACACAGGGCTTCTCTGCCATTAGTGAGTCATGCTTTTAAGATATCTCTCCATTAGCTCCATTAGATGCAGTTAGTTCGTTGGGATGAAATTAAAAGATGTCATAAAATGAATAATTGGCTAACTGGAActtttcccaaaaaaacaaaactgagcgCTCAGCAATAAACTGTAACAAGAAACTTGGCAATGATGAGACAgcaagcaaaaaaacaaacaaaccttaaaACCAACGAATGATGACCCGCGCACTATTTCATTTAAATAAAAGTCTAGAATttcagaaaaaagttaaaaacgtATCTATTCCAGCAAGCCTTTGAGCAGTGAGTTATATCAAGATGTTTTTATTGTCTACTTTGTGCATTTCTGCTCTGATGTGATTAGCATAAGTGGGTTTTATGatttatgttattatgttttcATGTTGcatacactggggtagattttcagagccctgctcgcctaaatccgcccaaaaccgtgcggatttaggcgagcagggccctgcgcgccggtaagcctattttacataggcctaccggcgcgcgcagaccccgggactcgcgtacgtcctggggttttcggaggggggcgagtcgggggggcgggcccggtcgtcgcggcgtttcgggggcgtgtcggcagcgttttgggggcgggtatggggcgtggctacggcccgggggcgtggccgcgccctccgtacccgcccccaggtcgcggcccggcgcgcagcaggcccgctggcgcgcggggatttacgtctccctccgggaggcgtaaatcccccgacaaaggtaaggggggggtgtagacagggctgggtgggtgggttaggtaggggaagggagggtaaggtgaggggaggggaaaggaaagttccctccaaggccgctccgatttcggagcggccttggagggaacggggggaggcagcgcggctcggcgcgcgcaggctatacaaaatcgatagccttgcgcgcgccgatccaggattttagtggatacgtgcggctccgcgcgtatctactaaaatccagcgtacttttgcttgagtctgatgcgcaagcaaaagtaggctgatcgcgcttcttttaaaatctacccctatgggttcATGTTTTTCATGCATTTATTAAGATGCTATTTATTTTATGCCATTAGTTTGGTAGCATGTTCTTATTATATGTAATTTAGATTAATTAAGGAGCTGTCCACTTATGTTTGCTCATGTTTTATGGGTTATGTTTCACTTACAATTTTTAAGAtactatttgttttatgtttttaattttgtggtttgttttgcACTGTAtgtaatttgaatattttaaGTTGTTGTTCGCCTATGCTGTTCTTATCCTTCTTTGTATTTTACCTTATTTTATGAACATTCTATCTCGTAAACCACTTAGAATATCTGCCaggcagtatagaaaaactttaaataaataataaatagatagataaataaataaatgccacaaTAAATTTACAGATAACAATATTGTGTATaatctgtttctttctttttcctaaaGCAGTTTAATAACCTCAGGGTATCTTACTCCATTTCTGAAATTGTATATTTGCATAATATATGAGAAAACCATTAAAGGAGCACTACTGCAGggctttttttcttaaaaaagtgAACACATCTCTTACTATAGGAGGCTGTCATTTTGAAAATCGCATGTATTTTAAAAATCAGGTCTTCCATTTGTATCTATAATTTTTTCCTACTTTTTAACCCAGGGCTCttacagcaaaattgcttaccttgtaataggtgttatcccaggacagcaggatgtagtcctcacagtgtcgtcacccatatgtgaggactagcatcctgcttgtcctgggataaaccaTCCTACCCCTGCAGCAAGAGTGCTTTGATCAGGAGTTAGGGCAGCATACTGCAGCTCTCTTGTGAGCCTCGCAATCATGCAGCCCCAATCTCCTTTCAGGTTAGCATGGCTGAAAGCTTAAACCCTGTGCCCGGACAGAGTCTGTATAGCCTAAACATGGGCTCAGACAGAAGACCAGAGAATTCTGAAACCATCTGGGTTTTtggacctaccaggatttctgcAAGTTTTAAAACTGAATATTTTTGGAACCCCCATGTAAGGGCCACAATCCTAACATAGGGAATGCACGACCCTATTTTGCTTGGGAATAAGAGTAGGAGTGAGCCGGCAGGATTTCAGAGAGCATTCCAGAGTACTGGAGAAGAGAGTTATAGAATGGCAGTTTGGGtgagaggaggtggagtttggGGCAGCAGAGTGCTGTACTGAGAACAGAGAGAAACTTCTTCAGGGCCGATGCTTTTATTAAGCTAACTAGGCGGTCACAGTGCACTAAAAttttggggcagcaaaatcccatcAGCACAAGGCCTAGAGGGGggagagccaatactgccaatgaagggagtgctgtgctggagctgccaccaataggtaagttgAAGGTGAAGGGTGCATGACACCAAATAGTCTTGCACAAGCCCTGAACTTCTTGCTGCAAGAAGCAGGAGAAACCTGCTTCACTAAGATATCCTCTGATATTAAACTATAAGATGTCTAAACTCTGGAGGGAATGTTAAGAGTTGCAAAGAACCATTTATACACTCCTCTATAGAGGACCCTCTGTCTGGAAGGTGCAATGAGCAGCAGGACCAGCAAAGGGAGAGGTTACCTGGAGAGACACCAAAAGGTCTACAAAAACTGTTACCTAGACTTGGCTATAGTACCATCGAAAGACTCTTGATTATGCATGGTGAGGAAAGAATAGCAGCCCATCTGCACTGGCTGGTTATCCAAAAGTACTTCACTGATGGGTGGGTAAGCaatgagttatttatttaaaacatttatataccgcatATCCTATGTTCTTCGTAGTTTACAATATAATatacatacaatataaaacaaattagtCAATATAACCGATTAAGAACATCACAAATTCACATAAAATACTAGACCTCTCTACTATTCAAAAGTAGGTTCCAGTCCAACTGCTTATAAATTGACCCTTTAATGCTTTTTCCACAGTTAATATGCACAACTTTTGTGATATGTAACTATATTCCATCAAATGCCAGCATAAATAAATGCGTTTTCAAAGCTTTCTTGAAATTTTTTATTCATTGTTCCTTCCTCAGCATCACCAGTAACTGGTTCCAATGTAAGGGACCACTCACTGCAAATAACCAATGATGAATTTTTTGGGGTTTACCCTGGCATATACTGTGGATCTGGGAAATTTAACTTTTTACTATCACAGGATATCAGAGGGACAAATCCCCTTTTACCTGAGGAGCAGAGATTTCTCCCCAAATGAAATGGCAGGTGGAGTTTTGGATCTGCTTTTTGCTCATCTTAAAAGGAAGGAATAGACTCTACCAAATTAGCTGTTCTAGAGAGTAGGAGAATCAGTTGTAAATAGTGTGCTTTCTGTAAATATGGGACGCAGCGATTTTTGGATTTACCAGTGTAAGGCTTACAAAGCCTTCTGCATAGGAAATATTGTGGAAACTTCTAGTTCTGGGAATGTCCCTAGGATTGTGAACTTGTCGATGGTCCACCCCAACAGGGTGGGTCCCTTTGCTGGAATATGTAAGTGAGCACAAGTGGGAGAAGGAGAGGTTAAGTGAGAGCAGAGGAAAAGACAGCCTTGGGCTGGGCTGTGGCTCGTTTATACAAGGAGAGGAAAAAGCAGCTTCGTTGTGAAAAATAAAGCTTGAAGTGGGTTCCAAGAGGGACCCTGCTGCAGTCATTGCTGAGGAGGGCTGCTGCTCCCAGTTCCCAAGCACAGTGTGACTCGTCCAGGAAAAGATGTGAAAAAAACCAAAGATGTGAAAAAACCGTGAGAAATTCAAAGTAGGACAAGAAGACTTTCTGTGTTCTGACCAGGTATCTAAGAGAGAAGGAGACCTGTTAGGACAAGTGGAAGTCCCAGTCTCTGCAATTGTGCTCAAGCACCTTTTAAAGaactgtattttttgttttgggtttttttcccttgaAACTGctggagaacttttttttttcaatggttTGTACATCTGTACATATTCTTCATTTGATTATTTTCTTCAGTAAAATACACTTTTGGTTTTGGAACAACAATTCATTGTGGGAGAGACTTTTATTGAGAGACCTTGTGCGTCATCCCCTTGTGCCTAGAAGCAagtgctcccccctccccccccccaatggagaACCTTGTCCCAGGACTGTAGCAAGTTTTCCAGTACTCTGCAGCAGCTGCAGATGGCCCCTTGCattctctagggcagtggttttcaaccttttttcggccaggacacatctgactgatggttctcacatgtgtgacacactgaacatacactctgcatccacaggaacaccccccccccccccccatccccaaacaAAGGGTGCAGAACAGAATTAGGGCATTActcatacaactcaccatacaaaaaagatattctgggtcTGACgacaggcacaatagccctccttatgaaaagacagtaatttaccactaatgcatatcctattgtgaaaacacaacaaataagattgatacaaatgcctacatgctaataaaatgtatttattcatattttttatattctgctttttggcacttcaaatgtacatcaaagcggattacattcaggtactgttgttatttccctatccccacagggcttacaatctaattttgtacctgaggcaacagatgttaacgtgacttgcccaaggctacaaggagcgacagcaggatttgaatgctggtttccctgggttgtaGCCCATTGctttaactactaggctactcctccactcaaatacctcaccttggtcatacacgcagaactgaccttcaccaagtacagaatgaccacaaattataaatatggagacagaaactgaaatggaaaaccaaaaaattcCACTCTGCATGCattgcaaacctggagaaatggaaagagaaatatagcacttaacataggcccaggatctgcaataatgcacacaaactaacccacacaaagttacacctgtattatggaactcgctcaaaacagtaacaaccctatctatgaaaaggcaatgctacaaatattacaccaggccctaaacatgaatacacctcctattaggaaaacagaacaagccaagctgttatagatcctcacacagaaataattataaaactatactaataaatgtaacaaaacagttgatgaacagaataacatccaacaattaaaaactcataaaaattattaaaagttgtccaaatatcaataaaatatttcaaaacagcagacacatcatataatatccaataattcaaatagcagtcaatcaagaaaaataaactttaaaagccatcttttcttatcctctccagcaactctcctactcctttcccttgctgagcaaaagcacacaccagaagcagcaatggctgctgaagttctgtcctcatggtccttttctttaggacacaAAACCagtcactaacacacacacaccccaattaaaccctatgaccagtctctgtctcacacacagacaccagtcacctccctgaccagtctgtctctctctctcacacagaaacacaacacctccctgcccagtctatctctgtttccaacacacaccccaggcacctccctgaccagtctctgtctctcatacatacccCAATCATCTCCctacccagtctctctctctcacacagaaacacatcacctccctgcccagtctatctctgtttctcacacacaccccaggcacctccctgaccagtctctgtttctCATACATACTCCAATAATCTCCCTACCCAGTCTCTGTCTTTAACACATACCccaatcacctccctgcccagcctatctctgtctctcatatgtaccccagtcacctccctgaccagtctgtctctctcacacactttgcTTAAAGCtccaatgctgtgttcccctttagtTTTGCAGTGGCCAGTGCTGTCACTGCCTTATCAGCCGCACTGAAGCGGCATacaattatttataaaaaaaatatgctgGGATACCCTATGCTCCAGTGGCCCCTCCATTCTGCCTGCTTTTACAGCCGcggaagctccaattgccccataTGTAACCAGCATGGCTAAGAGCCACTGTtgcattggtgggggggggggggggggaaatccccagAACAACCGGCCATGCTTGCAACTCACTGCCactttggggaatccctactctatcgTGGTTCCCTGCCGCTTTGGAAGTGGGAAATCCTGGCCCAGCTGGCCTCTTCTCTTTGCGGCTCAccgctgtgtttaatttcagcactgccagcccatggcggccttgcttcgacAGGGGTCGGGCTTTCTTCGCCACCACGCACCTGGACACTGCCACTACTCCCAGCCCCCttcaaaccaccccacccctgggctatgggattccccccttcttcctgcctcaccagccaatcagaggcttcctcccttcttcctactctctctggcaggaagaagggaggaggcttccgattggcccgtgggggcaggaagaagagaggaggcttccgattggccagCGGGGGCAGGATGAAGGTAAAGGGAAGCAtaactggggcagtgggacaccgggagccgcaacacaccagccagtgcttggcgacacaccggttgagaatcgctgctctaggGAGTATCCTGTGAAAGGATACTCCCTAGAGTATCCTTTCACAGGATACCTCAACAAATACAAGGCCTTGGAAACCCCGACCTGGTGTGTGAAATGGTTCACTGTATCTACCTCAGGGATTCCTTCCATCGATGGTCTAATTTACCACTTCACAATCTTGTCACAGGGTTTCACATTCTGATCCCCAACCCAGGACCAGGAAGGAGGGCAGTGACACACAGAGCaagtggttttcttttttttttttttgtttacttactTTTATGTGCTGTCATATGATCATCATACCTGCCATCCTacccctttcttcttcttttttgcattttgtatgTCCTACTATGGTAGTGGGAACTTCATATATGCAGTAGGAATTTCATATGTGCAGTAGGATTAGAAGCcaattaaaacataaaactaCAAAATTAGAGATTAGCCAGAAGGGCATGATACCTGATAAATGGCTTCATCGCAGGCATTCTGGAGTCCCAAGTTAACCATAGTGTTCTGCAGAGTTCGGCCCATGTAGAATTCCAGGGACAGGTAATAAATGCGCTGTAAAACAAACAGAGCAGGGAATTTAAAACCTTACCTGTGAACAGAAGACAAGTCATCTGGATGTGTCTTTGCTGCCAAAATGCACAGGTCAATCTACTACCAGTGCTGGCTTTTGTGCGTGTAAGCTGGGCTATGGTCTGGAGTACCGTGAAGTGAGAGGTGACATTTGAAGCAAACACTTtcaacaaacataaaacaatttcAAAACGGCACAGTACACAGCAGTAGCACCTACAatattttgattttcattttCAACTTGTGCCAGGCCTGTGAGATGGAGGACAGGGAAGGAAGGTACAGGGATGGGACTATGTTCCTTAGAATTTCAGTCTTGTAGCCCATGCTTGCACAAATTCACTTTTACAGCAGTTAGTCTACATTGCGTTTCGGCACGTTAAGTGAGCAGGGACATCCATGCTCATATTGTTTTTCGTTCCTGTTTTGGGTGTGCATGTGCATCATTGACATGTTCGTAGCAATACCCACATTTTAAACCAGCTTTTATAACAAGGTGTATTTTCAAGTACCGAGACTGTGATTTTTAACTCATGTTGACTTTTTGAGCGAACTATAAGGTATACATATTTTGTTGAAAAAATGTGTAATGCATGTGGATCAGTTGAAGGGATGCCATTGACAATTTTTACCCAGAGTACCATTTGTTCTAGAACTGACCCTGTCTACTACACTAGGAGACTGGCCCCTCTTTTACTAATATGAGAACCAGAGGTTTTAGAACTTTGATCTAGAGGAGTGGGCGACAACGGCTACGAGAGTGAGCGACAACGGCTACGACGACGTTGAAATGGGCTGCGATGGCAGGACCATCCCGAAGCGGCACGAGCTGGTGAAAGGGCCCAAGAAGGTGGAAAAGGTTGATAAAAATGCTGAATTAGTAGCCCGATGGCACTACTGTGCACTGAGTCAAGAAAAATTACGCAAACCAATGGTGGCCTGTGAGCTGGGCAGGCTTTACAACAAAGATGCAGTTATTGAGCATTTGCTGGCAAGTCTCCTGACAAAGCAGTGGTAGAGAGTGCTGCTCACATAAAGAGTATTAAGAATGTAATTGAACTGAACCTCAGTGATAATCCAGCTTGGAAAGGAGATAAAGGAAATGCAAAAGGTGACACATACGATGATCTCCAGGTTGCACACTTCATCTGCCCAGTGGTGGGCCTGGAAATGAATGGGAGACACAGATTTTGTGTTCTGCGAAGCTGTGGTTGTGTTTTCTCTGAGCGAGCACTGAGGGAAATTAAAACATGTTTGTCACAAGTGTGGCAGAGGTTTTCAAGAAGAGGATGTCATTTGGTTAAATGGCAGTAAGGAAGAAGTGGAGATGCTGAGGAAAAGAATGGAAGATCGAAGGCTGAAGGCGAAAGTAGGAAAGAAGTCGAAGAAATGCAAGGCATCAGAATGCATTTCCCAGCCAGATGCTGCAGAAGACTCTCCAGGGCCATCAGAAGCAAAGAGTAACAAGGTCTTTCCTGCCATTGAAAAAATCCAGTTTGTTTCCAGTAGCAAAAGTGAAGCgggtcccacactctggaattcgctccctccggacctccgccttgaaccttgccatatcacattcaaaaagaagctaaaaacttggttctttgcacaagcattcccggaaATCTAAGAGTCGGATGAATATATTACAATATCTATACAGACATTGacccaccatcccccccccccatacatatGTTTCTGAATAATTCATTAATGCAAGTTAACTAGATATGTTTATTTTCTATAACCTCTTCTAAGTTCCTTTTGCCCCTTTAAGTTATctgttatttgttcaatgtaaaccgccctaCGAGGcgtcagttttatttccttgtaaaccggtgtgatatgtatattatacaggaacatcggtatataaaaactaaaaataaataaataaataaattattgatcAATCTAGGAAAGGCAAACTATGACATCCACAAAGATATGGAAAATAAGGCCTGATAAACTGCAGAATTTTGTAAACTTACttgtttttcctttccttccaaTTTCTTTTTAGAGACTGTTGTGGGCACTATGAGCCTTCACCCATCAGCagggttttctgcttttctgttcctatGCCTAAaacatatgggggcggattttaaaaggagcgcgaatagcctacttttgtttgcgctccaggcgcaaacaaaagtacgctggattttagtagatacgcgcggagccgcgcgtatctgctaaaaacctggatcggcgcgcgcaaggctatggattttgtatagccggcgcgcgccgagccgcacagcctacccccgttccctccaaggccgctccgaaatcggagcggcctcggagggaactttcctttgccctcccctcaccttcccctcccttcccctacctaacccacccacccggcccctgtctaaacccccccccttacctttgtcgggggatttacgcctcccagagggaggcgtaaatccccacgcgccagtgggcctcttgcgcgccgggccgcaacctgggggcgggtacggagggc from Rhinatrema bivittatum chromosome 3, aRhiBiv1.1, whole genome shotgun sequence includes these protein-coding regions:
- the LOC115088451 gene encoding LOW QUALITY PROTEIN: replication termination factor 2-like (The sequence of the model RefSeq protein was modified relative to this genomic sequence to represent the inferred CDS: inserted 3 bases in 2 codons); its protein translation is MGCDGRTIPKRHELVKGPKKVEKVDKNAELVARWHYCALSQEKLRKPMVACELGRLYNKDAVIEHLLXKSPDKAVVESAAHIKSIKNVIELNLSDNPAWKGDKGNAKGDTYDDLQVAHFICPVVGLEMNGRHRFCVLRSCGCVFSERALREIKXHVCHKCGRGFQEEDVIWLNGSKEEVEMLRKRMEDRRLKAKVGKKSKKCKASECISQPDAAEDSPGPSEAKSNKVFPAIEKIQFVSSSKSEADLLSLMTAVTVIGQVSQAAPLSRTQLNRP